AAAACTGATATGGGATCATGCACGTTTTaaatatgcctttttaaaaattaagccctGTGGGTCACTTACTTCCTATCTTAATATGGCTTAATATTATCCCTCCTGCctacctccctcctctctcctcctggaaACATTTATACtcattaagaaaatgttttattctacTTACTGTTGGTAGGGCTGCAACTATATTCTCTAATCCATCATGCATTGCAAGTAGGGAGTGTGAAAGGATATCAGGTGAAACTGGTTTTTCTCTAGAGAAGCTACAAAGTCAACACTGTGAAAATCCTATTTCAGAATGTTTAAGATCTGTAATAgtctgtttcacatttttttttctaaaaggttAAGTATTAAACTATCTTAACTCTTGGTTTTATATGTCAAGCTATCAAGCAATCAGTTTCGAGCCTGTTATTTTTCTGGTTATGGCTAAAACATACTAACCTAGTATGAATCCAGTTTCCTTCCAAAGAAGGCTTTTTTCCCTCCAGCCCAGTTTTAAGTGACTAATTAACAAAAATGCATGAATGTCAACTGAGCTTATGGAACAAGTGAGAACTGCTTATAGGCGATCCTGCAATGGGGAAAAGTAATTTCAACTATGCTCCCAAGGTTGTCACctctattttgtcattttctgttaGTTTACTTTAGGTGAGGGAAGTCTATATGGCAGGCAGAGGGAATATGATATGATATGTCTATccaaacaaaaaactggaaattcCTGGACAAGACCTTATACTTAATATTTGTTCACACATTCATCTTTCCAAAGGtttattaagtacctattatTTGTCAAGCTAATATTCAATACAGCAATGGgcatacagagatgaataatacccACCTGCTAGTACATCTAGCTTTTTCAGGCTTGTGTGTCTCTGCTCAggctcttttctttcccttgactGTCCTCCCTCATCCCTCCCTCAGACTTCAATTGACCCAATGCCacaaaaagttaattaaatatcacttctctgaattattttctgaCCTTCTAAATAGATTTGACCAGTTCTCTATTTTGCACAACACTCCTGACCCCAAACAACAATCCTGTATGTATGCCTATAGCAAGTTTTGGTATTCTTTGCtattttgtctgtcttccccatcAGACTGTGAATAACTTGAAACAGAGTCCCTGCATTACTCGTTACTGTAACCCCGCAGCTAGTTAACTGCTTAACACACAGTGCTTGAGAAATATACATAGACTGAATAAATAACTGACATTATGGTTATTTTTCTGATGCacagaagagataaacaaaaaaaagtgctaaaagaaaagagGTATTTGCAATGCACAAGAGAAGCAAGATGAAGAAATATGGGTAGAGTGAGACATTAGAGAattataacaaaaagaaagaagataatgaAGATAGCCCCCACATTAACGAGCAATCTAAGTAACATGCATAATTACAGGAGAGAGCAATAAAACGATTCACTGTTCCTGATTCATTGTACTGGAAGGATATGAGACCACATAGGCCTACCCACTTTTGTACTATTTGTTGCACTTCTCCTGTAGGAGCTGCTTCCTCCAGTGAGTCTAAAGTCATGCAAAGTGTGTAAAACAACTAACATTAGTGGGCAATTCACTCATGCATGAGGtgtgagggggaggggcaagaatgATATTTAAACACTTAGGGAATGGAGGGGACGGGATGGGAGAAGGCCAGAAAACTTTCAACACAGAAGACCACATGTGCCTTCTGATATCTCTCCACCCCCCATTATCCCTCATCCTCCCAGCTGAGAACCACACACACCTTCTATTTCCCCAACTTAATGAAAAATAGCAGTGCCCACATAGGCAAAAGTGGACAGGGTCAAAGAGTGCTTCTCTAAGAGAGTTTAAGGAAATTATGGAAGCAAATgatctataaaagaagaaaattggatTCTGTGGTATATTTCTGCTAGGATTTGAGGGAAGAAATACTTATACCAGAGAAAATTCTTTGAGAATATGATGGAAATGACACATTCATACTTGTGCAAAAAATCTAGTAAATAATTCCATAAAGTTCAAAACCCCTCTAAGCCCTTCCAAACACTACTCCTCAAGGCACTATGAACCTCAGGTTGAGATACCTCTCCTAGAGGGATACCCAGCGATGTTTATCACGAGACTCTGACATCAGCTATGATGTCACCCAACTGTGAGAGCCTGCAACGAGGGACACTGGACAAAGAACCCCAGCCCTGTTGACCTCCTCACATCAGGATCTGTGGAACAGAGAGTAAATTACAGGTCACCTAGAAGATGCAGCAATACTATTTCTGTGGttcagaacaaaaaaataaaactggaaagtaaGGGACAGGAACTACCCTGGGGATGGAATCACAATGGAAGTGTGTGAAAAGACATGTTGCCATATCAGTGTCACTTGGTATCTTCCAGCTCTGTCTCAGAGCAGAGATAAACTAGTAGTAAGATCCACAAAAAATATTCccacatggacttccctggtggtgcaatggttaagaatccacctgtcaaggcaggggacatagtttcgagccctggtccaagaagatcccacatgccgctgagcaactaagcccacgcgccacaactactgagcctgcgctctagagcctgcaagccacaactactgagcctgcatgctacagcTATTGAAGCCTGAGctctagatcctgtgctccgcaacaagagaagccaccacaatgagaagcccatgcaccgaaacaaagagtagcccctgttcacaccaactagaggaagcccacgcgcaacaacgaagacccaatgcagccaaaaataaataaattaaataaatttacaaaaagaaaagtctattaaaaatatattcccgggcttccctggtggcgtagtggttgagagtccgcctgctgatgtgggggaaacgggttcgtgccccggtccaggaagatcccacatgccgtggagtggctgggcctgtgagccatggccgctgagcctgcgcgtccggagcctgtgctccgcaacgggagaggccacaacagtgagaggtccgcgtactgaaaaaaaaaaaaaaaatatatatatatatatatatatatatatatatatatatatatatattttcccacaACCTTCCTCATTGAGGATATAAAATAACATAGCATGAATATGcttattttgatataaattttatTGGGAGAAGGATAAGTTTGCACTGTTGCTGATAGAAGGGAATTCAATGACATTTGCCTTAGACTCTGCAATCAGAATAGCCAGTATCTAAGACAACTACTTCAATGCCACTGCAGTTACTACATAGAAGTTTTAAATCTGAAAGGCTTCCATAGGTTGAAAAAAGAAGTGTGTTTATAACAAGTACATCTGGATAAAAGTGCAGTTACAGAGAACAGCCACCAATACATTCTCTCTCAGCTTAGCCTCTAGGAATAACAGAAATTTTTACCTTGATtgcaaagaaggaagggagacacACAGAAATGAATACTAGCTAAGGAGCTAACATGGCTGGATAATGAAAGAAATGACCTTTTTTGCTGAGGCTGTTCATTCTTCAATCAGCAAGAATTAAGAAAATCGTTTCTGAAATGACTGTCACGGGGTAAATGATTTAACTTCTGAGGATGAAAGCCATCCTCAGGCTGTCTCTGCAGCTTCATTTCCTAAGACCTCTTTCACATCTGTTCcaactgccttttctccacttctCCTTACCAGACTAGGTCAAGGATTTGACTGTCTGAGAACAGCCAGGTAAAGTGAGGGCCAAAAGAGGTTTGCAAGCAGAACTCCTCAGGCACAGAAACGAGTAGTCTTAATCTGGCTTGGAATGATTCTTGTATCTGGTAACAAAATTTGACAGAGCAAAAACCTTGCTTTCTGCTTTGCCCTTAGAGCATGAGAAGGAAAAGCATTTCAACTCTTTGACATTATTCTCCACAAACATTGTATTTGATGAACTTGTGAATCATGGCATGTTTGTGAGTAGACACACATTACACTGGACCAAAGTTCTCCTGACAAAACAATTCAACCTGTTAAGAAATGTTTCTGCCCACAGCTCTGCATAGGGCATCCTTGACCTCCTTGTTCCTCAGACTGTAAACAACAGGGTTCAGCAGAGGAGTGATGATGGTGTAGGTCACAGAGAGAAgatctttttctatttcattttctgactTGGGCTTGAGGTAGGCAATTGAGGCACAGCCATAGTGGACCATGACTGCAGTGAGGTGAGAGGCACACGTGGCAAAGGTCTTCTTCCAGCCCTTGGTTGAAGGTAACTTAAGGATGGAAGAGATAATGAGGATATAGGAGGGGAAAAACAGGCCCAcaggaacaaaaatcacatatgAACTTACACCATAATTGATAATCTCATTGATAGTGGTATCAATGCTAAAAAGTTTCATGACTAAATGCCACAGAAGGGCAAATGGAACATGGCCATTATATGGAGAACTGCCATAACCAGAACAGTGCCAAAGGACACACAGACTAACCTAGCACACACTCCTTTGTTCATGAGGACTGTGTACCTCAGGGGCTTGCAGGTGACCACATAGCGGTCATAGCCCATAGATGTGATCAAGAAGCAATTATTAGTGGCCAAGATGACAGAAAAGAACATCTGGGTTGCACAGTCTTACAAGGAGATAGGCTGGTTATGAAAAATAAGACCAGAAAGCACTCGTGGGACGATGACCAATGTGTACACGGTCTCAGAACTAGCCAGCATGCTCAGGAAGAAGTACATGGGTATGTGGTGGTGACGATCAACACAAATGACGGTCACAGTGATGATGTTCCCAGCCAGAGTGAAAATGGAGATGCTAAGGAAAACCACAAAGAGGGTTATCTGGTGCTTTCCAAAGATAGAGAAACCCAGGAAGATGAATTCTGCCACTTCTGTGAAGCTCTTTCTCTGCATTCCACTATATCAGTGCCctaaagcaataaaaggaagCAGTCATCGAGGGGAAAATACCCATCAGCAACTGGACTTCACAGCAAGGGACAATGACAGCTGAACTGAGAAAGTGAGTCCAATTCCCCCCTTGTGACCAACAAGCTCACACGTATATCCCTGGCACAGAAAGAAAGATAACTACTTTTGTCTCTTTGGGTCTTATACATGTGAACATGATCACGATGGAGCAAACTTCCCCTGTGCATGAAGACTTCCAAGCAAAtgctcaccacacacacaccatagtGATGTTaggaaggggaagagaacagCCAGGAAAGAGTCATGCTCTGTGTCCCTATCAGTAATGATATCCACCACTTAAAACAAACTCTAGGAACAAAGGGCTCACTAATAAAGTGCATgtcaagaaaatgataaaagtgagAGTTTTGAGGGGGATATAGCAGAAGGAAGTAGACTTGAAGATGACGAACTGTGTTAAGCAGTCCCTGGATCTGGTGACAGGGCCACCAAGAACTTTTACACAGTATTTCAGTTGAGTTCTGAATCTAGAAACCTCATTTCAGAGAGAGAATGTGGTCCAAATATGTCACCACACCCTCAAAGAACAACTACAGAACAACTTCTGTTGTGATCACTCTACTGAAAGAGTTCACTCAAGTCCCGCCACAGTAATCATTTTTGCTGACCCCAGTAGTACTTTTAAGAACGAAGTCAGGAAAAGAGTTGGGTAATTGGGAGAACATTGTTTAGTTTCCACTGTGATAGGAAAGGATTAGGACAATTCAAGGTGTGGACAAGGGAATGTAAGTACCAGAgttgagagaggaggagaaaggagtctGCCAGCTACTTGGAGCTGAACTGGcctaccaatttttttttaattggagtaaaactgctttacaatgttgtgttagtttctgctgtacaatgaagtgaatcagctatatgcatacctatatcccctccctcttggacctccctcccccccttcgatctaggtcaccacagagcactgagctgagctccctgtgctatacagcaggttcccactagctatctatttttaaaaatctggtgaACACAGAATTTGATATAATTACAAGAAACAGAGTGCACTAGTCCCCTCTGTTGAAAAGCAAGAGTACACAACCTGTGTGGACAGCATACATCTGATCCTGTGGTTCTCTACAGTGACCATTCCATTGTTCTCCCtcctttcattttcagaattaCTGAAATAGACTTCCTCTCCTACCCCCCATAATTCCCTGAAAGTTGGCTTCATCACGGTCCCTCCCACAAAACTGTTCTCTCAAATGTCAAAGAAGTCTTCACTGCTAAAACTGTCAGactttgctttttcctctttctctcgtCCTTCTGATTCATTTTACACTTCTGAAAACCCTGCCTCCTGGAAATATTCTCTGACCTTGGTTTCCATGACACCacactattttttctcttttctcagcaCTCAGTTCTCTTCCATGAAGCTGCTCATTTCACCTATATTGTAGTTGGAAATGTTGTTCTTTGGTCAATCCTTGGCCCTTGCTACTTTCTCTCCACGCTCTCCTCAATTTTTTCAGttataatttctaaattaattgCTCTCAAATCTCTATTTCCATCAACAGTCTTTTCTCCAAGTCTATGATGTACCTTCTTCTGGACTTCTCTACTTGTGGGTCTTGCTgacataataaattttattttttcaaaaactaaaCATCTACCCTCTTAGATTTGGAAAAGCCTCTCCATCTCAACTTCTCTGTCTTCCTCGATGACCTCACCCATATTCCAGTCAATCAAGGTCAGCATTTTGGAGTCATATCTACCTCATCATCACAGTCAATGGAATTCTTCCTTAAATAATGTCTACTGTCTATTCCATTTTCTGGATTCACAATGACCCTCATAAGATTAGGATACCAAATCCTCTAGTCAGGATAATAAAACATATGCccattctaaaatgtatatggaaatgcaaagaaccaAGAATGCCACagcaatatcaaaaaaatttttaaagttaaagaaCTTACACTACTGCAGTTGAagactacagtaatcaaggcagcaTGGTATTGGTGTAAggatagacatacagatcaatgaaacaaaacacaGTCCAAAAATAATCCACACATATACgatcaattgatttttgataaagTTCTAAAGTATCTCAATAATAGTATTTTCAACAgttgctggaacaactggatatctagATGGAAAAAAAGTAAACCTCAAACTTTACCTCATGCCATACACAAAATAACAACTCAACATGaatcaaagacataaatataaaagttaaaactaaaaattctagacaaaaatatgataaaatcatGACCTTGGAATGAGCAAAGTTcctagatacaaaataaaaagcataaactATAAAAGGACAAAATCacaaattgaacttcatcaaaataaagcTTCTATTCTTCAATAGACAttgttagaaaaatgaaaaggaaagccacagactgggagaaaatatgcacaatatatattctgaataaaaGTTTAGatatatgtaaagaattcttacaactcaatactAAGACGTATTTttgaaattggaaaaataaacagacattttacataagaagatatacaaatggtcaataagtgcatgaaaggatactcaacatcataaCATCATTAGCCACCAGAGTAATGTAAAATAacaccatgagataccactatacactcactcaaatggctaaaatttaaaacaagaccTAATATTGTCAGGGAACTGAAAGAACTGGAACTCTTAAACATTGATGGTGGccatgtaaaatggtacaaccaatCTGTAAAACTGTTTGGCatatttttagaaaggtaaaTATATGCTTATcccatgattcaatattttttctaagtattcacacaaaagaaattaaaacacgTGTCCACACAGagacctgtacatgaatgttcctagcagctttattcctaaaAGCCAGAAACTGGAAAGAACTCGAATATTTATGGTGTATCTGTGTAACAaaatactgctcagcaataaaaggaacagATTACTAATACAAACAACATGACAGATCTTCTAAAACATTATAATGAATCAAAGAAGTTAGATACAAAAGAGCACATACAgtgtaattccatttataggacactctagaaaatataattttattctataCTGCAAGGAAACAAACAGTAGCTGCCAGAACTGTTAGGGAATTGACTGCAACAGAACACTAGAGAACTTTTAAGGATGAAGGAAGTGTTCTTGATCATGATGGTAGTTATACAGGTACATAAATTTATCAAAATCCACCAAAATGTATACTTAAATTGGtacattttgttgttatttacaCTGCATGGTATTTATCATACTGTATAATATTGTATAGTACAATATTATGTAATCTATTACAGCTCAtctaagttgattttttaaaagattctcatTTGGCCACAAATAAGATCCTAGGCCTGCAAATCTGTCACTGCTAGATCCACAGTTCCTTAAGGTCTCATTGTGATGTAAGAAACATGGGAATTTTCTAGGACTTGGAAAATCTGGAACCTGATCTGGAAACTGCCAATGTCAAACTGCCAATGTCAAAACATGAACCACTTAAAATTATTCTTGGTATACCCCTCTGATAGGAAGAAGCTACTCAAGAATTTGTAAAAAgtcaacaaaaacaaagaagaaaacagtgtGAGACAATGAaagatgagagagacagagagaaatgtaTTTGTAGATTCTCCTCTTGGGAAAATAAGAGCACTGAAATGGAGTAATATACGATGAAAAGATAGCATAGCAAATGTTTTAATCATGAAGATTACattccaaataaaagaaaaggagaaaaaaagtttgaAGATGCAATAAGAATTGCATTTATAAGGAAAAACGCTATTACAGAATTTATTGATACAACGAATCATGtacattacttatttttttaacatctttattggagtataattgctttacaattgtgttagtttctgctgtataacaaagtgaatcagctatacatatacatatccccatacctcctccctcttgcgtctctctcccaccctccctatcccacccctctaggtggtaacaaagcaccgagctgatctccctgcattacgtagctgcttcccactagctatctattttacatccggtagtgtatatatgtcaatgctactctcccacttcgccccagcttacccttccccctccccatgtccttaagtccattctctacgtggGTGTTGTTATatctgtcctgtccctaggttcatcagaagctttttgttgttgttgttgttagattccatatatatgagttagcatatggtatttgtttttctctttcttacttcactctgtatgacagactccaggtccatccacttcactaaaaattactcaatttcatttctttttatggtgagtaatattccattgtatataggcaccacatcttctttatccattcatctgtcaatggacacttagattgcttccatgtcctggctattgtaaatagtgctgcaatgaacactgtggtacatgaccctttttgaattatggttttctcagggtatatgcccaggagtgggactgctaggTCAAATGGTAGTCTAATGGTAGTCTAatctaattttagattttaaggaacctccatactgttctccatagtggctgtatcaatttacattcccaccaacagtgcaagagggttccctattctccagcagttattctttgtagattttttgatgatggccattctgattggtgtaaggcgatatctcattgtagttttgatttgcatttctctaataattagtgatgttgagcatcctttcatgtgttttctggcaatctgtatatctttctggagaaatgcctatttacatgttctgcccatttttggattgggttgtttgattttttgatattgagctgcttctatgttttggagattaatccattgtcagttgctttgtttgcaaatatttactcccattctgaaggttgtcttttcatcttgtttatggtttcttttgttgtgcaaacgcttttaagtctcattaggtcccatttgtttatttttgtttttatttctatttctctaggaggtgagtcaaaaagaatcttgctgtgatttatgtcatagagtgttctgcctatgtcttcctctaagagttttacagtgtctggccttacttttaggcctttaatccattttgagtttatttttgtgtatggtgttagggagtgttctaatctcatactttcacatgtacctgtccagttttcctagcaccacttattgaagaggctgtcttttctccactggatattcttgcctcctttatcaaagataaggtgaacatatgtgcatgggtttatctctgggctttctatcctgttccattgatctatatttctgtttttgtgtcagtaccatactgtcttgattactgtagctgtatagtatagtctgaagtcagggagcctgattcctccagctctgtttctctttctcaagattgctttggctattcagggtcttttgtgtttccacacaaattgtgaaattttttgttctagctctgtgaaaaatgccagtggtagatagggattgcattgaatctgtagattgctttgggtagtagagtcattttcacaatgttgattcttccaatccaagaacatggtatatctctccatctatttgtatcatctttaatttctttcatcagtgtcttataattttctgcatacaggtcttttgtctccttaggtaggtttattcctagatattttattctttttgtttcaatggtaaatgggagtgttttcttaatttcactttcagatttttcatcattagtgtataggcatgcaagagatttctgtgcattttgtatcctgctactttaccaaattcattgattagctctagtagttttctggtagcatctttaggattctctatgtatagtatcatgtcatctgcagtgacagctttactttttcttttctgatgtggactactccttttctttctttttcttctctgattgctgtggctaaaacttccaaaactatgctgagtaacagtggtgagagtgggcatccttgtcttgttcctgatcttagtggaaatgctttcagtttttcaccactgagaatgatgttggctgcgggtttgtcatatatagcgtttattttgttgaggtaagttccctctgtgcctactttctggagagtttttattgtaaatgggtgttgaattttgtcaaaagctttttctgtatctattgagatgatcatgtgtttttttctccttcagtttgtgaatatggtgtatcacattgattgatttgcatatattgaagaatccctgcattcctgggataaaccccacttgatcatggtgtatgattcttttaatatgcttttggattctttttgctaatattttgttgaggatttttgcatctatgttcatcagtgatattggactctagttttctttttttgtgacatctttgtcttgttttggtatcagagtgatggtggccttgtagaatgagtttgggagtgttactccccctgctatattttgaaagagtttgaagtggataggtgttagttcttctctaaatgtttgatagaattcacctgtgaagccatctggtcctgggtttttgtttgttggaagatttttagtcacagtttcaacttcagtgcttgtgattggtctgtttatattttctattttttcctggttctgttttggaaggttgtgcttttgtaagaatttgtccatttcttccaggttgtcctttttattggcatagaattgcttgtagtaatctctcatgatcctttgtatttctgcagtgtcacttgttacttctcctttttcatttctaattctgttgatttgagtcctcttcctttttttcttgatgagtctggctaatggtttatcaattgtgtttatcttctcaaagaaccagcttttagttttgctgatctttgctattgtttccttcatttctttttcatttatttctgatctgatctttatgatttctttccttctgctaactttagggtgtttttgtttttctttctctaattgctttaggtgtaaggttaggttgtttcagatttttcttatttcttgaggtaggattgtactgctataaacttccctcttagaactgcttttgctgcatcccataggttttgggttgtcatgttttcattgtcatttgtttctaggtatttttttgatttcctctttgatttcttcagtgatcttttggttatttggtagcatgttgtttagcctccatgtgtttgcat
The genomic region above belongs to Phocoena sinus isolate mPhoSin1 chromosome 1, mPhoSin1.pri, whole genome shotgun sequence and contains:
- the LOC116760033 gene encoding LOW QUALITY PROTEIN: olfactory receptor 10J5-like (The sequence of the model RefSeq protein was modified relative to this genomic sequence to represent the inferred CDS: inserted 1 base in 1 codon; substituted 1 base at 1 genomic stop codon) — encoded protein: MQRKSFTEVAEFIFLGFSIFGKHQITLFVVFLSISIFTLAGNIITVTVICVDRHHHIPMYFFLSMLASSETVYTLVIVPRVLSGLIFHNQPISLXDCATQMFFSVILATNNCFLITSMGYDRYVVTCKPLRYTVLMNKGVCARLVCVSFGTVLVMAVLHIMAMFHLPFCXHLVMKLFSIDTTINEIINYGVSSYVIFVPVGLFFPSYILIISSILKLPSTKGWKKTFATCASHLTAVMVHYGCASIAYLKPKSENEIEKDLLSVTYTIITPLLNPVVYSLRNKEVKDALCRAVGRNIS